The following proteins are co-located in the Halocatena salina genome:
- a CDS encoding pectate lyase family protein, whose amino-acid sequence MAHNRRTFLRAVAVGSIGATVLGGTATATENRGYEPFSQSSFQGGDGFATMGPWLEDGVDVYTITEPTREAVEAAFTASGSRVVVFETSGTIDLGGESLAITEDNCWVAGQTAPSPGITFIKGMVQIDANNCVVQHVRSRIGPGSDGNIQGNDAINTQDDTQNNVIDHCTASWGVDECMSVGYDTDRTTYSNNLIYEGLYDPYGDGSDHNYCTLIGDGADHVTLLGNVWAKARNRIPRLKSDTRTVVVNNFCYFFDEASNTDSSAETTWVGNKYTGVTATGESIVEGSGTVYSEDNITADPPIDSDVSFVEGETTGSKPLWPDGLTALSSDAVESHNLGTAGARPADRTANDQRIVSEITDRAGNDRLDSPYDYWVGHPDEVGGYPSLSENTHSLSVPDSGLRGWLQAWAQAVEDPNATPP is encoded by the coding sequence ATGGCACATAACAGACGCACGTTTTTACGTGCGGTCGCGGTTGGGAGTATCGGAGCCACCGTTCTCGGTGGGACAGCCACGGCGACAGAGAACCGTGGGTATGAACCGTTCAGTCAGTCGTCCTTTCAGGGGGGAGACGGCTTTGCCACGATGGGACCGTGGCTTGAGGATGGTGTGGACGTGTACACGATCACCGAGCCGACGCGGGAGGCCGTCGAAGCGGCGTTCACGGCGAGCGGATCGCGAGTAGTCGTCTTCGAGACCAGTGGGACGATCGATCTTGGGGGGGAATCGTTGGCGATCACGGAAGACAACTGTTGGGTGGCGGGCCAGACCGCACCCTCGCCGGGCATCACGTTCATCAAAGGGATGGTGCAGATCGACGCCAACAACTGCGTCGTCCAACACGTTCGCTCGCGGATCGGGCCAGGCTCAGACGGAAATATTCAGGGTAACGACGCGATCAACACCCAAGACGACACCCAAAACAACGTCATCGATCACTGCACGGCCTCGTGGGGGGTCGACGAATGCATGTCTGTCGGCTACGATACTGACAGAACGACGTATTCGAACAACCTGATCTACGAGGGGTTGTATGATCCGTACGGAGACGGCTCCGACCACAATTACTGTACGCTGATCGGTGATGGAGCCGACCACGTCACCTTGCTCGGCAACGTGTGGGCGAAAGCCCGCAATCGGATTCCACGGCTCAAAAGCGACACACGGACCGTCGTCGTCAACAATTTCTGTTATTTCTTCGATGAGGCGTCTAACACTGACAGCTCGGCCGAAACGACGTGGGTCGGGAACAAATACACCGGTGTGACGGCTACAGGTGAATCGATCGTCGAAGGTAGTGGCACAGTGTACAGCGAAGACAACATCACGGCTGATCCGCCCATCGATTCGGATGTTTCGTTTGTCGAGGGCGAAACCACCGGCTCAAAACCACTCTGGCCAGACGGGTTGACTGCGCTTTCGTCCGATGCGGTCGAGAGCCACAACCTCGGAACCGCTGGCGCACGGCCAGCTGACCGAACCGCCAACGACCAGCGGATCGTTAGTGAGATCACTGACCGAGCGGGCAACGACCGCCTCGACTCGCCGTACGATTACTGGGTCGGTCACCCTGACGAGGTTGGCGGCTATCCCTCGCTTTCGGAAAACACCCACTCACTCTCGGTACCCGACAGCGGGCTTCGTGGGTGGCTCCAAGCATGGGCACAAGCGGTCGAAGATCCCAACGCCACCCCGCCCTAA
- a CDS encoding LLM class flavin-dependent oxidoreductase, which yields MKFGFFPIEGGDTWDGVVEQCQLAEDLGFQTCWVNDHQATEGDNYWPSPLVRLTSIAEGTESLELVTSVLILPLYHPLHVAQRAAMVDNISNGRLTLGVGLGYVEKEFEAFGVPMSDRAGRMIEGLQFLDEFLTSEEPISFSCPFFEVEDWQPLPRTVQEPRPSLWVGGWGDKQLARSVSFSDAWVPGVVADLDAVEQRKDKQREHIESTDQEWSSMDHPLMREAVIGETEAEVMERKEYLHRTYRDEYGGEFSHPLMTADSVADFSQLADDRFIYGTPEQIIEQIEAMQNRFSLNQLALRFHHSGMPPELVEDQLRLFGEEVIPAFD from the coding sequence ATGAAGTTCGGCTTTTTCCCGATCGAGGGTGGCGACACCTGGGACGGTGTCGTCGAGCAGTGTCAGTTAGCCGAGGATCTCGGTTTCCAAACGTGCTGGGTCAACGACCACCAAGCGACGGAGGGTGACAACTACTGGCCGTCTCCGCTGGTACGGCTGACGAGCATCGCCGAGGGCACCGAATCGCTCGAACTCGTCACGTCAGTGCTCATCTTGCCGCTGTACCATCCGTTGCACGTCGCCCAACGAGCGGCGATGGTGGACAATATCTCGAATGGTCGACTCACGCTCGGCGTGGGACTTGGTTACGTGGAAAAGGAGTTCGAGGCGTTCGGAGTTCCGATGTCCGATCGTGCCGGACGGATGATAGAGGGATTACAGTTCCTGGACGAGTTCCTCACCTCCGAGGAACCGATCTCCTTTTCGTGTCCGTTCTTCGAGGTCGAAGACTGGCAGCCACTCCCCCGGACCGTTCAAGAGCCTCGGCCTTCGTTGTGGGTCGGTGGCTGGGGCGACAAGCAGCTCGCTCGTTCGGTCTCGTTCAGCGATGCGTGGGTGCCCGGTGTGGTCGCGGACCTCGATGCGGTCGAGCAACGCAAGGACAAACAGCGCGAGCACATCGAATCGACCGATCAGGAGTGGTCCTCGATGGACCATCCCCTGATGCGTGAGGCCGTCATCGGTGAGACCGAAGCTGAGGTGATGGAACGAAAGGAGTATCTTCACCGCACCTACCGCGACGAGTACGGCGGTGAATTCTCTCACCCGCTGATGACTGCCGATTCCGTCGCGGACTTCTCCCAGCTCGCGGACGATCGATTCATCTACGGCACACCCGAGCAGATCATCGAGCAGATCGAGGCGATGCAAAACCGATTCTCGTTGAACCAGCTCGCGCTTCGCTTCCATCATTCCGGGATGCCGCCCGAACTGGTCGAAGACCAACTCCGGCTATTCGGTGAGGAGGTCATCCCCGCGTTCGACTGA
- a CDS encoding pectate lyase, translating into MRFDRRTFLRSIGAGAVAPAVGLFDRTATAATVITIRGGGADIWNTEDAFHFYYETVDGDFDVQVRNTALENTDPNAKTGIMARNSEDPGAPNVLLRRTPSGAASLQWRSESGSETISTTSGGEDESELDGGSLQAEWLRLRRQGDVFEAYGSDDGTDWTTIARLDGVELSDSALVGLPVTSHNVGVRCTARLRDLSGIDPDTNRDVGDVSVTGSVETEEGVPFVTTGDATDVTARKATLRGELTDLGGADAASCYVEYREVPSAAWTATAAQTRTEPGTFDVRLTDLTSRRYYEYRAVVETENGDRTVGSSETVGTPSQSNGGSNGGGPDSASRVDFADGFAVPAPWLDDDTPIIPVTEPNRRQLAAAVGIDGPRLVVFETSGTVDLGKQRLTVSSDELYLAGQTAPSPGITLVQGDLWIDADDCVIQHLRVRPGDANLTEESDWEPDGIRTGDGTQNNVIDHCTTTWAVDENLSVGYDTVNTTVSNCLIAEPLQDATHHKGDHGYGSLIGNGASNVTLAGNVWAHNYDRNPRLKQGTRTVVANNVIYHYNDGVWMDPDTEASIESNVFRRPVSDQLAVFGEGAAALDDNVATTPTTSEGITQLDTRPLWPTALETVGSENVVEHNLTNAGARPADRTAADERVLEQLRTEGGSYIDSQTEVGGYPELEVVTHRLTIPQGGTRAWLRAKARAVE; encoded by the coding sequence ATGAGATTTGATAGACGGACGTTCCTTCGATCGATCGGGGCAGGCGCTGTCGCTCCAGCGGTTGGGCTGTTCGACAGAACGGCTACGGCAGCGACGGTAATCACGATCCGTGGCGGTGGGGCCGACATCTGGAACACGGAAGACGCGTTTCACTTCTACTACGAGACGGTAGACGGGGATTTCGACGTCCAGGTGCGCAACACGGCCCTCGAAAACACGGATCCGAACGCCAAGACCGGCATCATGGCCCGGAACTCAGAGGATCCCGGAGCGCCGAACGTGCTGCTCAGACGAACGCCAAGTGGTGCAGCGTCACTCCAGTGGCGCTCCGAATCCGGTAGCGAGACGATCAGCACCACGTCGGGTGGAGAAGACGAGAGCGAACTCGACGGAGGAAGCCTTCAGGCGGAGTGGCTGCGCCTGCGTCGACAGGGTGACGTTTTCGAGGCGTACGGCTCTGACGACGGGACGGACTGGACGACGATCGCGCGCCTCGACGGCGTCGAACTGAGCGACAGCGCGCTCGTCGGATTACCGGTCACGAGCCACAACGTCGGCGTGCGCTGTACGGCCCGACTGCGGGATCTCTCGGGTATCGATCCCGACACCAACCGGGACGTCGGTGACGTTTCAGTGACCGGCAGCGTCGAAACTGAGGAGGGCGTTCCGTTCGTCACGACGGGCGATGCGACCGATGTCACGGCCAGGAAGGCCACGCTCCGCGGCGAACTGACCGATTTGGGGGGAGCCGACGCGGCGAGCTGTTACGTCGAATACCGTGAGGTACCAAGCGCGGCGTGGACGGCGACAGCCGCCCAAACGCGCACGGAGCCAGGAACGTTTGACGTCCGTCTCACGGACCTCACGAGCAGACGGTACTACGAGTATCGTGCGGTCGTCGAAACCGAGAACGGCGACCGCACGGTCGGATCCTCGGAAACGGTCGGCACGCCAAGTCAGTCGAACGGCGGATCGAACGGTGGCGGCCCGGACAGCGCTTCTCGAGTCGACTTTGCCGATGGGTTTGCCGTCCCAGCCCCGTGGTTGGATGACGACACGCCCATTATCCCGGTAACTGAACCCAATCGACGACAACTGGCGGCCGCCGTCGGGATCGACGGGCCACGGCTGGTCGTGTTCGAAACCAGTGGGACCGTCGATCTCGGGAAACAACGCCTGACCGTCTCCAGCGACGAGCTGTATCTCGCCGGACAGACGGCACCGTCACCGGGAATTACACTCGTTCAGGGAGATCTCTGGATCGACGCGGACGACTGTGTGATCCAACATCTCCGCGTTCGACCGGGCGACGCGAACCTGACGGAGGAAAGCGATTGGGAACCCGACGGAATCAGAACCGGTGACGGTACCCAGAACAACGTCATCGATCACTGTACGACGACGTGGGCAGTCGATGAGAACCTCTCGGTGGGGTATGACACGGTGAACACGACGGTGTCGAACTGCCTGATTGCCGAACCACTTCAGGACGCCACCCACCACAAGGGCGACCACGGATACGGATCGTTGATCGGTAACGGCGCGTCGAACGTCACGCTCGCCGGGAACGTCTGGGCGCACAACTACGACCGCAATCCGCGGCTCAAGCAAGGCACCCGAACCGTCGTGGCGAACAACGTGATCTATCACTACAACGACGGCGTCTGGATGGATCCGGACACCGAGGCGAGCATCGAGAGCAACGTCTTCCGGCGACCGGTCAGCGACCAGCTGGCCGTCTTCGGTGAGGGAGCGGCCGCACTTGATGACAACGTCGCCACCACCCCCACAACCAGCGAGGGAATCACACAGCTCGATACTCGGCCCTTGTGGCCGACGGCGCTCGAAACCGTCGGGTCAGAGAACGTTGTCGAGCACAACCTCACAAATGCCGGTGCCCGGCCAGCCGACCGGACCGCTGCCGATGAGCGCGTGCTCGAACAGCTCCGAACGGAAGGAGGATCGTACATCGATAGCCAGACGGAGGTCGGTGGCTATCCCGAGCTCGAGGTCGTCACACACCGCCTGACGATTCCTCAAGGTGGCACCCGGGCCTGGCTGCGCGCGAAAGCTCGCGCCGTCGAGTGA
- a CDS encoding Gfo/Idh/MocA family protein — MRDYDMDDSANDLRVGLVGLGSLGIRLGRQFEDVSDAELVAVADVDEENLAEAAAEFDAVTGQYTRYETMIEEASLDAVAIATPNGLHYEQTVAALEHDLHVLCEKPLATTVEDARDLYQRDQQTDRVVMLGYQRHLNPAFIRAHERWAAGDAEPTFITGEITHDWRSYYETMDDWRMDPKLSGGGHLLNVGSHIIDAILWVTGLEPTRVDATVVFHDDDQVFDTQSSITIEFDNGAVANVSDTGIVACTREHIHIWDDDGAVYLEGRDWNERTGYTIDAEGTEHDRSLDYHGRQTKADAFAEAIHDGTTPPITVRDAFETTVVTMAAYESGRTGERIDLTGRFSLAEER; from the coding sequence ATGCGTGACTACGACATGGACGACTCAGCCAACGATCTGCGCGTCGGACTCGTCGGACTCGGAAGTCTCGGCATCCGGCTCGGACGTCAGTTCGAGGACGTATCGGATGCCGAGCTGGTCGCAGTAGCCGACGTCGACGAGGAGAACCTCGCCGAGGCAGCCGCCGAATTCGACGCGGTGACCGGTCAGTACACTCGTTACGAGACGATGATCGAGGAAGCGTCGCTCGACGCGGTGGCGATCGCCACGCCCAACGGACTTCACTACGAGCAGACGGTCGCCGCACTGGAGCACGATCTCCACGTGCTGTGTGAAAAGCCCCTTGCGACGACCGTCGAGGACGCCCGGGATCTCTACCAGCGCGATCAACAGACCGACCGAGTGGTGATGCTCGGCTACCAGCGGCATCTGAATCCCGCGTTCATTCGAGCACACGAGCGGTGGGCAGCCGGTGACGCTGAACCGACGTTCATCACCGGAGAGATCACCCACGACTGGCGTTCCTACTACGAAACCATGGATGACTGGCGGATGGATCCGAAACTGAGTGGCGGCGGCCACCTCCTGAACGTCGGTTCGCACATTATCGACGCGATCCTCTGGGTGACTGGTCTCGAACCGACGCGCGTCGACGCCACCGTCGTGTTCCACGATGATGATCAGGTGTTTGACACCCAGTCATCGATCACCATCGAGTTCGACAACGGCGCGGTCGCCAACGTCTCCGATACGGGTATCGTGGCGTGCACCCGTGAACACATCCATATCTGGGATGACGATGGAGCCGTGTATCTCGAAGGCCGGGATTGGAACGAACGCACTGGCTACACGATCGACGCCGAGGGCACCGAGCACGACCGCTCACTGGACTACCACGGCCGACAGACCAAAGCCGACGCGTTCGCCGAGGCAATCCACGACGGGACGACACCTCCCATCACGGTTCGGGACGCCTTCGAGACGACAGTCGTCACGATGGCAGCCTACGAATCGGGCCGCACCGGCGAACGGATCGATCTCACCGGTCGGTTTTCGCTGGCCGAGGAACGCTGA
- a CDS encoding IclR family transcriptional regulator, with protein sequence MTVRKDDYSGRTIRSVTIAFNIIEVLQERNHVGVTALADELGHSKSTIYSHLQTLCERNILVQEDDGYRLSLRLLDMANSVREQIGNYEVITSEVDKLAEETGEIAQFGIEEHGMTSYLYKATGEQAVETRSRVGIQQPMYSTSLGKTILAFMPASRTEEIVESTEYTSFTSRTVTGPKELYEQLDVIAKRGYGIDDEENIEGLRCVAAPVKRGDTVLGAISTTGPSSRFTDERIHEELAEHVKRAANVIELNTKFS encoded by the coding sequence ATGACGGTACGGAAAGACGATTATTCGGGACGAACGATCCGATCGGTGACGATCGCGTTCAACATCATCGAAGTGCTGCAAGAGCGAAATCACGTCGGTGTGACGGCGTTGGCCGATGAACTCGGCCATTCGAAAAGCACGATTTACAGCCATCTGCAGACGCTCTGTGAGCGTAACATCCTCGTCCAAGAGGACGACGGCTACCGGTTGAGCCTCCGACTCCTCGATATGGCAAACAGCGTTCGAGAACAGATCGGCAACTACGAGGTCATCACGAGTGAAGTCGATAAGCTCGCCGAGGAGACCGGTGAGATCGCTCAGTTCGGGATCGAAGAACACGGGATGACCAGTTATCTCTACAAGGCAACTGGGGAGCAGGCAGTTGAGACGCGCTCACGGGTCGGTATTCAACAACCGATGTATTCGACATCGCTGGGCAAGACGATTCTGGCGTTCATGCCCGCGTCTCGGACGGAAGAGATCGTCGAATCGACGGAGTATACGAGCTTCACATCTCGGACCGTCACGGGACCCAAGGAGTTGTACGAGCAACTCGACGTGATCGCAAAGCGGGGCTATGGGATCGACGACGAGGAGAATATCGAGGGGCTACGGTGTGTGGCCGCACCGGTCAAACGGGGAGATACCGTGTTGGGAGCCATCAGCACCACTGGACCGTCAAGCCGGTTTACCGACGAACGCATCCACGAGGAGTTGGCCGAGCACGTCAAACGAGCCGCAAACGTCATCGAACTCAACACCAAGTTCTCGTGA
- a CDS encoding ABC transporter ATP-binding protein, whose amino-acid sequence MTDDVAIEIRDLDVTFGVERGESNVVRSVDFDVYREETLGIVGESGSGKSMVALSLLDAIPEPGTVSGEVTYYPETGDPVSVLDLDPEELRRFRWEQVAMVFQGAMTSFNPVLSIREHFRETLQDHGYDVPEGMERGREILEQLYLDPDRVLDSHPHELSGGMQQRTLIALSLLLEPEVLLLDEPTAALDLLMQRSIIDLLREIRATFDLTLVFITHDLPLLTKIADRMAVMYAFDFVEVAETDQLLYHSAHPYTRALLSTTPDLTTPPGEIRTIEGNKPDPVEYISGCSYHPRCPMDEEKCHSVEPGLTTVGPEHEASCHYHGDVADNVPIRNKPRGGVDE is encoded by the coding sequence ATGACCGACGACGTCGCCATCGAGATCCGTGATCTCGACGTGACGTTTGGCGTCGAGCGCGGAGAATCGAACGTCGTCAGAAGCGTCGATTTCGACGTGTATCGAGAAGAGACGCTGGGAATCGTCGGGGAAAGCGGCAGCGGCAAATCGATGGTTGCGCTGTCGTTGCTCGATGCGATTCCCGAACCCGGAACAGTGTCCGGAGAGGTGACGTACTACCCCGAAACCGGCGATCCGGTCTCGGTGCTTGACCTCGATCCCGAGGAGCTGCGACGGTTCCGTTGGGAGCAGGTCGCGATGGTGTTCCAAGGGGCGATGACTTCGTTCAACCCCGTGTTGTCGATACGAGAACACTTCCGAGAGACGCTTCAAGATCACGGGTACGACGTTCCGGAAGGTATGGAACGAGGCAGGGAGATCCTCGAACAGTTGTATCTGGATCCCGATCGGGTGTTGGATTCGCATCCACACGAGCTGTCCGGTGGGATGCAACAGCGCACGCTCATCGCGCTGAGTCTCCTCCTCGAACCGGAGGTGTTGCTGCTCGACGAGCCGACGGCGGCACTGGACTTGCTCATGCAGCGGTCGATCATCGATCTCCTCCGAGAGATCCGAGCGACGTTCGACCTCACGCTGGTGTTCATCACCCACGACTTACCGCTATTGACGAAGATCGCGGACAGGATGGCAGTGATGTACGCTTTCGACTTCGTGGAGGTCGCCGAAACCGACCAGCTGTTGTACCACAGCGCCCACCCCTACACGCGGGCGCTCCTATCGACGACGCCGGATCTCACGACGCCGCCCGGGGAGATACGAACGATCGAGGGGAACAAGCCCGATCCGGTGGAGTACATCTCGGGCTGCTCGTACCATCCGCGCTGTCCGATGGACGAAGAGAAATGTCACTCGGTCGAACCAGGACTGACGACCGTCGGACCCGAACACGAAGCGTCCTGTCATTACCATGGGGACGTCGCCGATAACGTTCCGATTCGGAACAAACCACGGGGTGGGGTCGATGAGTAA
- a CDS encoding ABC transporter ATP-binding protein, protein MSKPLLSMEDVTVEFNSHDGLLDAFSDEDPVRAVDDVSLDIEENDVVALIGESGCGKSTLGKTAIGAQRPTSGSVSYRGQDIWDAREGRGEVRVPFEEIRRSLQIIHQDPGSALNPNQRVLTSLMLPLKRWQPELSYEERQERILTLLEHVGMSPAEDFVNRYPHQLSGGEQQRVVLVRSLLVNPDVILADEAISALDVSLRVEMMDIMLELQSVFDTSYLFISHDLSNARYIAQQADGRIAVMYLGRIVEAGPVDEILENPQHPYTKVLKWATPELYEDVEADIPIREIDVPDPTDPPSGCRFHTRCPKARAACRESHPESYGVGPDHDSHCFRSDETHDYWESEPLHD, encoded by the coding sequence ATGAGTAAGCCACTCCTTTCCATGGAGGATGTGACCGTCGAGTTCAACAGCCATGACGGACTGCTCGATGCTTTCTCGGACGAGGATCCCGTTCGGGCCGTCGACGACGTCTCGCTCGACATCGAGGAGAACGACGTCGTGGCACTGATCGGGGAAAGCGGCTGTGGGAAATCGACACTCGGAAAGACCGCTATCGGGGCCCAGCGTCCGACCAGTGGCTCGGTGTCCTACCGTGGACAGGATATTTGGGACGCCCGCGAAGGCCGTGGAGAGGTCCGAGTGCCGTTCGAGGAGATCCGCCGCTCGCTTCAGATCATCCATCAAGACCCGGGCAGCGCGCTCAACCCGAATCAGCGCGTGCTCACGTCATTGATGTTGCCGCTCAAGCGGTGGCAGCCGGAGCTGAGCTACGAGGAACGCCAAGAGCGCATCCTCACCCTGCTCGAACACGTCGGGATGTCGCCGGCCGAGGACTTCGTCAACCGGTACCCCCACCAGCTATCGGGTGGCGAACAACAGCGCGTCGTGCTTGTCAGATCGCTTCTGGTGAATCCCGACGTCATCCTCGCCGACGAGGCGATCAGTGCACTCGACGTATCGTTGCGCGTCGAGATGATGGACATCATGTTGGAACTACAGTCCGTGTTCGACACGTCGTATCTGTTCATCTCACACGATCTCTCGAACGCCCGGTACATCGCACAGCAAGCCGACGGCCGGATCGCCGTGATGTATCTCGGTCGGATCGTCGAGGCGGGACCGGTCGACGAGATCCTCGAAAATCCACAGCATCCGTACACGAAAGTGTTGAAGTGGGCGACACCGGAACTGTATGAAGACGTCGAAGCGGACATCCCCATCAGGGAGATCGACGTTCCCGATCCGACAGATCCACCATCCGGCTGTCGGTTCCACACGCGGTGTCCGAAAGCACGGGCAGCGTGCCGGGAGTCACACCCCGAATCGTACGGGGTCGGACCCGACCACGACAGTCACTGCTTTCGGAGCGATGAGACCCACGACTACTGGGAGAGTGAACCTTTGCATGACTGA
- a CDS encoding glycoside hydrolase family 28 protein: MTVPDADRFDIREYGATGNGDDPETDAIQTALDACAEAGGTVYVPSETYVTGPLRVGDDTTLYLSPGATLRFVGDYDTFPTIESRWEGWDQVGFHPCLFVEDAQNVSITGRGTIDGNGAYWWSFYETPMSERPEGLQERLAEFERRNEKGDDVSSFTHRPPLCQIAHSENVTVSGVTLCNSPFWNTHVVYSENVTLHDVTVKNPADAPNGDGIDIDSSQCVRISDTYINAGDDAICIKSGKNAEGRAVGEPASEITVTNCTVESGHGGVVIGSEMSGDVRDVVVSNCTFTDTDRGVRIKTQRDRGGVVEDLRFDTILMRRVACPFVINGYYFTPLDSDPQPITEGTPMVRNVSFRSITARNVETAGFLAGLPEQHFEGISFADVRIDATRDLDATELDPAMADGYEQRHGLFCTSIEDVAFRDVQIQTADGPAMRFEETDDVRIDGLVAETEGAPAVSLHDVTRTRLRGCCAPSDGAFLRANGSDTRTISMTGCHGSMADAVVVDPDSDATVERS, encoded by the coding sequence ATGACAGTACCTGACGCAGATCGGTTCGACATCCGCGAGTACGGCGCGACGGGCAACGGAGACGATCCCGAGACGGACGCGATCCAGACGGCGCTCGACGCGTGTGCCGAGGCAGGCGGGACAGTGTACGTTCCATCAGAGACGTACGTGACCGGCCCGCTTCGAGTCGGTGACGACACGACGCTGTATCTGTCACCGGGGGCGACGCTGCGCTTTGTCGGCGACTACGACACGTTTCCGACCATCGAAAGCCGCTGGGAAGGCTGGGACCAGGTCGGCTTTCATCCCTGCCTGTTCGTTGAGGACGCCCAGAACGTTTCGATCACCGGACGCGGCACGATCGACGGCAACGGCGCGTACTGGTGGTCATTTTATGAGACACCGATGTCGGAACGGCCTGAGGGACTACAGGAACGGTTGGCCGAATTCGAGCGTCGAAACGAGAAGGGAGACGACGTCAGCAGTTTTACCCACCGGCCGCCGTTGTGCCAGATCGCACACTCGGAAAACGTCACAGTGTCCGGGGTTACGCTGTGTAACTCGCCGTTCTGGAACACCCACGTTGTCTACTCCGAGAACGTGACGCTCCACGACGTCACCGTCAAGAACCCGGCAGACGCACCCAACGGCGATGGGATCGACATCGATTCCTCGCAGTGCGTGCGGATCAGCGACACGTACATCAACGCGGGCGACGACGCGATCTGCATCAAATCCGGGAAAAACGCCGAAGGACGTGCGGTCGGAGAGCCGGCTTCGGAGATCACCGTCACGAACTGCACTGTCGAATCCGGTCACGGCGGCGTCGTTATCGGTAGCGAGATGTCCGGCGACGTTCGAGATGTCGTGGTTTCGAACTGTACGTTCACGGACACCGATCGTGGCGTGCGAATCAAGACCCAACGGGACCGTGGCGGCGTCGTCGAGGATCTCCGATTCGACACCATTCTCATGCGACGGGTCGCGTGTCCGTTCGTCATCAACGGCTACTACTTCACCCCGCTGGACAGCGATCCACAGCCGATCACCGAGGGAACGCCGATGGTTCGGAACGTCTCGTTTCGATCGATCACCGCGCGCAACGTCGAAACAGCCGGCTTTCTTGCCGGGCTTCCCGAACAGCATTTCGAGGGTATCTCCTTTGCCGACGTTCGGATCGACGCCACCCGCGATCTCGACGCAACGGAACTCGATCCAGCGATGGCCGACGGCTACGAGCAACGCCACGGGCTGTTTTGTACGTCGATCGAAGATGTCGCCTTTCGGGACGTACAGATCCAGACGGCGGACGGTCCCGCAATGCGGTTCGAAGAAACCGACGACGTGCGGATCGACGGGCTCGTGGCCGAAACGGAGGGCGCGCCCGCCGTCTCGTTGCACGACGTCACGAGGACTCGGCTCCGTGGCTGTTGTGCTCCCTCGGACGGGGCGTTTTTGCGAGCGAACGGATCGGACACACGGACGATCTCGATGACAGGATGTCACGGCTCGATGGCCGACGCCGTCGTGGTAGACCCCGACAGCGATGCGACGGTCGAACGCTCCTGA
- a CDS encoding NAD-dependent epimerase/dehydratase family protein: protein MDVLMTGAYGRCGTAVIDHLHDGAGYDFTYLNRSDRPDGHPYGDYETIVADVADRDALVSAADGRDAMVHMAAYPFTDGGWDEVFEPNIIGMYNALEAARTRQLESFVFISSNHAVGMYEQEFAPEIYATEFDLTVDHTDPVRPDSFYGVSKCFGEALGRYYVENYEYPRRFYALRVGTVNMPPYDHPYGDAEQGVADGAFERDSAEYDRAVTRMKALWQSRRDFAHQVDCCLQNETVEYGTFYGVSDNRRRWFDIEHARDQIGYDPQDDGERWNGPPE, encoded by the coding sequence ATGGACGTATTGATGACCGGAGCGTACGGTCGGTGTGGAACCGCCGTTATCGATCACCTTCACGACGGAGCGGGGTACGACTTCACGTATCTCAACCGATCGGATCGGCCCGACGGCCATCCGTACGGGGATTACGAGACGATCGTTGCTGACGTGGCCGACCGTGACGCGCTCGTATCGGCCGCGGACGGACGGGACGCGATGGTCCACATGGCGGCCTACCCGTTTACTGACGGTGGCTGGGATGAGGTGTTCGAACCGAACATCATCGGCATGTACAACGCGCTAGAGGCAGCCAGAACACGGCAGCTCGAGTCGTTCGTGTTCATCTCCTCGAACCACGCTGTCGGCATGTACGAACAGGAGTTCGCGCCGGAGATTTACGCTACCGAATTCGATCTCACCGTCGATCATACTGATCCGGTTAGACCGGATTCGTTCTACGGCGTCTCGAAATGTTTCGGCGAGGCGCTCGGGCGCTACTACGTCGAAAATTACGAGTATCCCCGACGGTTCTACGCGCTTCGTGTCGGAACCGTCAACATGCCGCCGTACGACCATCCGTACGGGGATGCCGAGCAAGGCGTCGCCGACGGAGCGTTCGAACGTGACAGTGCCGAGTACGATCGGGCGGTCACCCGGATGAAAGCGCTCTGGCAGTCAAGGCGGGATTTCGCCCATCAGGTGGACTGCTGCCTCCAGAACGAGACGGTCGAATACGGGACCTTCTACGGTGTCAGCGACAACCGGCGTCGATGGTTCGATATCGAACACGCACGGGACCAGATCGGGTATGATCCACAGGACGACGGCGAACGGTGGAACGGTCCCCCTGAGTGA